The nucleotide sequence GGCGACAAGCTTTTCTATGACGGAAATACCAGGAAAGCCCGTGTGCGGGACAATGTTACCCTGCGCGACCCCCAAATGACTTTGACTACAGACAAGCTTGACTATGACCTGAACACCAAAATCGCCTACTATATGGAAGGCGGGCATATTGTGGATGGACCAACAACATTAAAAAGTAAAAAAGGCCATTACAATACCAATACAAAGCTGTTCCGCTTTAGGGACGATGTAGTGGTAAACAACCCTGAAGAAAATTTCGTCCTGGAATCAGACACCCTGCACTATAGCACTGCAACAAAAATTGCGACCTTCTTTGGGCCGTCAACCATAACCTCAGACGATGGGACTATTTTCGCACACGAAGGGACATACAACACGATTACGGCCGAATATGACTTTGCCAAACAAGCAGAGGTAAAAACTGAAGAATATACCATTTTAGGAGATAAAATCCACCATGATGAAAAAGCAGACGTCACCATTATCAATGGTAATGTAAAGCTGCAATCTCCTAATGACAGTATTATCATCGAATCTGACCATGCCCGACACTGGGGCAAACAGGGTTTGGCTAAAGTATACGGCAATGTATTGCTCAAGCAGTATTCAGAAAAAGACACTTTGTTCCTAACTGCCGACACGTTGATTTCCATCGACAAAAAAGACAACCCCGATAAAAAGCTAATTGCGTACCCGAAGTCAAAAATTTGGAGATCGGACTTACAGACCAAAGCTGATTCTTTAGTGTACGATTTTGCCGACTCTATCATTTACTTCTATAATGACCCAGTACTCTGGAGTGAGAAAAACCAGATTTCGGGCGACTCTATTCGTTTGCTAATGGTAAACAATAACCCAGACAAAATGTATGTCAACAATAACTCTTTTATTGTTTCTCAAGACACGATAGAGAACTTTAACCAGATAAAAGGGCGAAACATGACCGCTTTTTTTGTTGACAAAAAGGTGAACAAAGTGCTGGTAAACGGAAATGCAGAAAGCATATACTATGCAATAGAAGAAGAAAAGAATAAAACCACAGGCATGAACAAATCCCTTTGTAGCGATATGCGAATCATGTTCAATTCAGATAATAAACTACATACGATTTCGTTCCTTGCCAACCCTAATGCCTCTTTTATACCTCCACACGAGATTAAGGAACCAGAGACAAGGCTCAAAGGTTTTAAGTGGAGAAAAGAAGAGCGGCCAAGCAGAGAAGAAGTGGTAGGCGTACGAATACAGCAAAACCAGGTAGTATTTGTACCGGCCCCAAGTCCTGTTTCAGACAAGGATGCAGGGGGTATAGATCAGGTAAAAGCTATAGAGGTACTTGAATAAAAAAGAAATAAATTTTATATATTTGCAAGCTATGCACAAAATGCGTTTTAACATATCACTATTTACTCTGTTCACTGTCCTGCTCATGTCTTGTAGCCAGTTTGACAAAATACAAAGAAGTGATAATCTGGATGAGAAACTAGATGCAGCGTATGCTTATTATGATAAGGCAGAATATCATAAAGCTAGTCTTCTGTTCGAAGACTTAGTACCATTGTTAAAAGGTCGTTCTGAGTCTGAAACAGCCCTGCTTTATCAGGCAAAATGCCACTTTAACCAGAAGCAGTACATTATGAGTGCCTATTATCTAAAAGATTTTATAGACACTTATCCGAGAAGCGAGCACATAGAAGAAGTTCGGTTTTTATATGCAAAATCGCTTTTCAATGATTCTCCAGACTATAACCTGGATCAAACAAACTCTACTTCTGCCCTAAAAGCCATCCAAACC is from Cytophagaceae bacterium ABcell3 and encodes:
- a CDS encoding OstA-like protein, with amino-acid sequence MKLYFKILFCFSATFFLLQDVYAQKGDKIELIQAEELEGIEIDGLPVRKLRGNVIFKQDDVLMYCDSAYQYTKRNSIDAFGNVRINQRDTVQLTGDKLFYDGNTRKARVRDNVTLRDPQMTLTTDKLDYDLNTKIAYYMEGGHIVDGPTTLKSKKGHYNTNTKLFRFRDDVVVNNPEENFVLESDTLHYSTATKIATFFGPSTITSDDGTIFAHEGTYNTITAEYDFAKQAEVKTEEYTILGDKIHHDEKADVTIINGNVKLQSPNDSIIIESDHARHWGKQGLAKVYGNVLLKQYSEKDTLFLTADTLISIDKKDNPDKKLIAYPKSKIWRSDLQTKADSLVYDFADSIIYFYNDPVLWSEKNQISGDSIRLLMVNNNPDKMYVNNNSFIVSQDTIENFNQIKGRNMTAFFVDKKVNKVLVNGNAESIYYAIEEEKNKTTGMNKSLCSDMRIMFNSDNKLHTISFLANPNASFIPPHEIKEPETRLKGFKWRKEERPSREEVVGVRIQQNQVVFVPAPSPVSDKDAGGIDQVKAIEVLE
- the bamD gene encoding outer membrane protein assembly factor BamD → MRFNISLFTLFTVLLMSCSQFDKIQRSDNLDEKLDAAYAYYDKAEYHKASLLFEDLVPLLKGRSESETALLYQAKCHFNQKQYIMSAYYLKDFIDTYPRSEHIEEVRFLYAKSLFNDSPDYNLDQTNSTSALKAIQTFANRHPDSEHMEEINSMADALNAKLEHKAYENAKIFYNLGGYNNINYKSAIVSFDSFLESYPDSEFSEEITYLKIDAQYNLAKSSVVNKQKERYHSAIEYYQDFIDKYPESKYRKAAETIYESCISRLEKDNL